A region of Gemmatimonadota bacterium DNA encodes the following proteins:
- a CDS encoding sodium:proline symporter gives FRALYMAFPINLIIIGWVNLAMVKILDVTLGVDPFRALLAMFVITMAYSTLSGLWGVVVTDFVQFVIAMGGSIVLAIFAVQAVGGLDGLLAKLPAHFGSTEAALAFFPAAGAAWMPLTALLAYLAVQWWATSYPGAEPGGGGYVAQRIFSSRTERDGLLATLWFNIAHYAVRPWPWILTALAVVVLYPGLADPASGYVQAVVDLLPTGFRGLLLAAFAAAYMSTIATQLNWGASYLMNDLYLRFVRPDAGARRLVLISRLATAAIFVLSTGVTYVLYRGGSIEGAWRILIALGAGTGLVYILRWYWWRINAWSEISAMAAALLVFFALGGLWAVGAVPAAEAQSLAQVAPLRRGFGLVFNPMDPLEGAYVMLATTAITTAVWIAITFLTPPVPQPALEAFYRRVRPGGPGWRRIATAAGFGAESMAGGALNWTNWIAGVISVYGALFGVGRLIFGPRLEALLYLAAAAASFAWIARNLRAGERDARR, from the coding sequence TCGTCATTACCATGGCCTACTCGACGCTGTCCGGTCTCTGGGGCGTGGTCGTCACCGACTTCGTCCAGTTCGTGATCGCCATGGGCGGCTCGATTGTACTCGCCATCTTCGCCGTCCAGGCGGTCGGCGGACTGGACGGGCTGCTGGCCAAGCTGCCCGCCCACTTCGGCTCGACGGAAGCCGCACTCGCCTTCTTCCCCGCCGCCGGCGCCGCCTGGATGCCGCTCACCGCCCTGCTCGCCTACCTCGCCGTGCAGTGGTGGGCCACCTCCTACCCGGGCGCCGAACCGGGCGGCGGCGGCTACGTCGCCCAGCGCATCTTCAGCTCCCGAACCGAGCGGGACGGCCTGCTCGCTACCCTGTGGTTCAATATTGCCCACTATGCCGTGCGACCCTGGCCCTGGATCCTCACCGCACTGGCCGTCGTCGTGCTCTACCCGGGGCTCGCCGACCCGGCCAGCGGCTACGTCCAGGCCGTGGTAGACCTGCTGCCCACCGGGTTCCGCGGCCTGCTCCTGGCCGCCTTCGCCGCCGCCTACATGTCCACCATCGCCACCCAGCTCAACTGGGGGGCGTCTTACCTGATGAACGACCTCTACCTGCGCTTCGTCCGCCCCGACGCCGGCGCGCGGCGCCTGGTCCTGATCTCGCGCCTCGCTACCGCTGCCATCTTCGTGCTCTCGACGGGCGTGACCTACGTGCTCTACCGCGGGGGATCGATCGAGGGCGCCTGGCGCATCCTCATCGCGCTCGGCGCCGGGACCGGGCTGGTCTACATCCTGCGCTGGTACTGGTGGCGCATCAACGCCTGGTCGGAGATCAGCGCCATGGCCGCTGCGCTCCTCGTATTCTTCGCCCTGGGCGGGCTCTGGGCCGTGGGCGCAGTCCCGGCCGCGGAGGCCCAGAGCCTGGCCCAGGTTGCGCCACTGCGCCGCGGCTTCGGGCTGGTCTTCAACCCTATGGATCCGCTCGAGGGCGCCTACGTCATGCTGGCCACGACGGCGATCACTACTGCCGTCTGGATCGCCATCACCTTCCTGACGCCGCCGGTGCCCCAGCCTGCACTGGAAGCCTTCTACCGCCGCGTGCGGCCCGGCGGACCAGGCTGGCGCCGAATCGCCACGGCGGCAGGCTTCGGCGCCGAATCCATGGCCGGCGGCGCGCTCAACTGGACCAACTGGATCGCCGGCGTAATCAGTGTGTATGGCGCGCTCTTCGGCGTGGGACGCCTGATCTTCGGGCCGCGACTCGAAGCGCTCCTCTACCTCGCCGCCGCCGCCGCCTCCTTCGCCTGGATCGCCCGCAACCTGAGGGCGGGGGAGCGGGATGCCAGAAGGTAG
- the nagB gene encoding glucosamine-6-phosphate deaminase, with amino-acid sequence MNPERIPTVVLEHDAIARTIARQIGELIRGKQAAGQGAVLGLATGSTPIGIYRELIRLHRDQGLSFAGVVAFNLDEYYPMAPDSIHSYQRYMRENLFDHIDIAPQNVHLPLGSTPRDRVDEHCRAYEERVRQAGGIDFQILGIGQTGHIGFNEPGSSMHSRTRLVGLDSITRRAAAADFFGEENVPTEAITMGVATILEARQIAIIATGEHKAEIVRRAVEGELHPDVAATYLQQHPATTFYLDPAAAAELTRFKTPWLLGAVEWTRPLEIQAVIWLSAVTGKSVLKLENQDYREHHLSALLARYGGAGPLNGEVFNALIAKIRGRSKLPRGQRILVFSPHPDDDVISMGGILNKLHQNGNEILVAYQTSGNIAVFDHEVRRYLDFMRRIARDFDLEHQRLEALVRKIQDFLTSKQPGAVDSAACQTIKRHIREAEAVSALETFGIAPERAVFLNLPFYQTGKVRKDPIGPRDIEITHELLERHRPDLAFVAGDLSDPHGTHRMCKEAVDRALERYSAEPPEVWYYRGAWQEWPLADADVLVPLSEDELRLKVRAIFKHQSQKDVAPFPGLDDREFWQRIEERNKTTAHLLDRLGLPEYYAMESYVVRRAGQPLETEPVPTSSLAAQEP; translated from the coding sequence ATGAACCCCGAACGCATCCCCACCGTCGTCCTCGAGCACGACGCCATCGCCCGCACGATTGCCCGCCAGATCGGCGAGCTGATCCGCGGCAAGCAGGCTGCCGGCCAGGGCGCCGTCCTGGGCCTGGCCACGGGCTCGACCCCCATCGGCATCTACCGCGAGCTGATCCGCCTGCACCGTGACCAGGGGCTGAGCTTTGCCGGCGTGGTCGCCTTCAACCTCGACGAGTACTACCCGATGGCGCCGGACAGCATTCACAGCTACCAGCGCTACATGAGGGAGAACCTGTTCGACCACATCGATATCGCCCCGCAGAACGTCCACCTTCCGCTCGGCAGTACGCCGCGCGACCGTGTTGACGAGCATTGCCGCGCCTATGAGGAAAGGGTGCGCCAGGCCGGGGGCATTGACTTCCAGATCCTGGGCATTGGCCAGACCGGCCATATCGGCTTCAACGAGCCCGGCTCGAGCATGCATTCCCGCACCCGCCTGGTCGGCCTGGACAGCATCACGCGCCGCGCCGCCGCCGCCGACTTCTTCGGCGAGGAGAACGTGCCCACGGAAGCCATCACCATGGGAGTCGCCACCATCCTCGAGGCGCGCCAGATCGCTATCATCGCCACGGGCGAGCATAAGGCCGAGATCGTGCGCCGCGCGGTCGAGGGCGAGCTACACCCCGATGTCGCCGCCACCTATCTGCAGCAGCACCCGGCCACCACCTTTTACCTGGACCCCGCCGCCGCCGCCGAGCTCACGCGGTTCAAGACGCCTTGGCTGCTGGGCGCCGTAGAATGGACCCGGCCCCTCGAGATCCAGGCCGTGATCTGGCTCAGCGCCGTTACGGGCAAATCCGTGCTCAAGCTCGAGAACCAGGACTACCGCGAGCACCACCTGAGCGCGCTCCTCGCCCGCTACGGCGGCGCCGGGCCGCTCAACGGCGAGGTCTTCAACGCGCTTATCGCCAAGATCCGGGGCAGGAGCAAATTGCCCCGCGGCCAGCGCATCCTGGTCTTCTCGCCGCACCCCGATGACGACGTCATCTCGATGGGCGGCATCCTGAACAAGCTGCACCAGAACGGGAACGAGATCCTCGTCGCCTATCAGACCTCGGGCAACATTGCCGTGTTCGATCACGAGGTCCGCCGTTACCTCGACTTCATGCGGCGCATCGCCCGCGACTTCGATCTCGAGCACCAGCGCCTCGAGGCGCTGGTCCGCAAGATCCAGGATTTCCTCACCAGCAAACAGCCTGGCGCCGTCGACTCCGCCGCCTGCCAGACCATCAAGCGCCACATCCGCGAGGCCGAGGCCGTATCCGCCCTCGAGACCTTCGGCATCGCCCCCGAGCGCGCCGTGTTCCTCAATCTGCCCTTCTATCAGACGGGCAAGGTGCGCAAGGATCCCATTGGCCCCCGCGACATCGAGATCACGCACGAGCTGCTCGAGCGCCACCGTCCCGACCTCGCCTTCGTCGCAGGTGACCTCTCGGATCCCCACGGCACGCACCGCATGTGCAAGGAAGCCGTGGATCGGGCGCTGGAACGCTACTCGGCGGAGCCGCCCGAGGTCTGGTACTACCGCGGCGCGTGGCAGGAATGGCCGCTGGCAGACGCCGACGTGCTCGTCCCACTCTCCGAGGACGAGCTGCGCCTCAAGGTGCGCGCCATCTTCAAGCACCAGAGCCAGAAGGACGTGGCGCCCTTCCCGGGCCTCGACGACCGCGAGTTCTGGCAGCGGATCGAGGAGCGCAACAAGACCACCGCGCACCTGCTCGATCGCCTCGGGCTGCCCGAATACTACGCCATGGAATCCTACGTCGTACGCCGCGCCGGCCAGCCGCTCGAGACCGAACCCGTGCCCACCAGCTCCCTGGCCGCCCAGGAGCCGTGA
- a CDS encoding ATPase yields the protein MTLFLGIDGGATRATALVTDAAGVELARVPGEPGLVRAENPEAAAPGLTHLARLALRQAGAGGAGGQRSPGAAAPAAALCCALAGAGRPAERRALENTLRKAGVARRVRVVTDAEAALEDAFGGGPGLLLIAGTGSIAWGRAADGRTARAGGWGALLGDEGSGYALGLKALRAVARAHDGRGPDTQLLEPVLRAASAADPESLIHWAATAAKAEIAALAPLVAAVAASPDAVAAGILDQAAHDLARHIAALHRRLGPWPAPAPVALAGGLLAPGRPLRQPVLRALEALQLPLAILDRPVDAARGAATLARRFGA from the coding sequence GTGACCCTCTTTCTCGGCATTGACGGCGGAGCCACCCGCGCCACAGCCCTGGTCACCGATGCCGCGGGCGTCGAACTGGCCCGCGTGCCAGGTGAGCCGGGGCTCGTCCGCGCCGAAAACCCCGAGGCCGCCGCCCCCGGTCTGACGCACCTGGCCCGGCTGGCGCTGCGCCAGGCCGGTGCCGGCGGAGCTGGGGGTCAGCGAAGCCCAGGGGCTGCTGCCCCCGCCGCCGCGCTCTGCTGCGCCCTCGCCGGCGCCGGACGCCCCGCCGAGCGGCGCGCCCTCGAGAATACGCTGCGCAAGGCCGGCGTCGCGCGCCGCGTCCGGGTGGTCACGGACGCCGAGGCCGCCCTCGAGGACGCCTTCGGCGGCGGGCCCGGCCTGCTCCTCATCGCGGGCACGGGCTCGATCGCCTGGGGCCGCGCCGCGGATGGCCGCACCGCCCGCGCCGGCGGTTGGGGCGCCCTGCTGGGGGACGAGGGCAGCGGCTACGCCCTCGGGCTCAAAGCTCTGCGCGCCGTAGCCCGCGCCCACGACGGCCGGGGCCCCGACACGCAGCTCCTCGAGCCCGTGCTTCGCGCCGCCAGCGCAGCCGATCCCGAGTCCCTCATCCACTGGGCCGCCACCGCCGCCAAGGCCGAAATTGCCGCCCTGGCACCCCTGGTCGCCGCCGTAGCCGCCAGCCCGGACGCTGTCGCCGCCGGGATCCTGGACCAGGCCGCGCACGATCTCGCCCGCCACATCGCCGCGCTCCACCGCCGCCTCGGCCCCTGGCCAGCGCCCGCGCCTGTGGCCCTGGCCGGCGGACTCCTCGCCCCCGGCCGGCCACTGCGCCAGCCCGTGCTTCGCGCCCTGGAAGCGCTCCAGCTCCCCCTCGCCATCCTCGACCGGCCCGTGGACGCCGCCCGCGGCGCCGCCACCCTCGCCCGCCGCTTCGGCGCCTGA
- a CDS encoding sodium/solute symporter (Members of the Solute:Sodium Symporter (SSS), TC 2.A.21 as described in tcdb.org, catalyze solute:Na+ symport. Known solutes for members of the family include sugars, amino acids, nucleosides, inositols, vitamins, urea or anions, depending on the system.), with protein sequence MTTLDLAVIAAYLAGVTAFGAWLGRRQKDARDYFLAGHAIPWWAVCFSVVATETSALTFISVPATAYTADFWILQLTFGYLFGRIAVAAVLLPGYFRGEIATAYALLEQRFGLATRRFAAGIFMVTRAFADSVRIFAAAIPIALVTGLPYWQSILLTGAFTLLYTYYGGLRAVVWVDVIQMFLYLAGGAAALVLLLRLVPGGWAGILEAARPAAKLRLLHFQGGFADGRWLLTGLVGGAFLSMASHGVDHLIVQRLLASPSLAAARKALITSGVVVIGQFALFLLVGLGLFAYYGGRTFATPDEVFPRFIVDALPTGLAGLIVAAILAAAMSTVASSLNSLASATTHDIYAPLARRAADQQHLMRVGRAFTLLWAAILIGGAILFQFASQGTPIVVIALQIASFTYGGLLGGFLLGVLSRRADQRDAITGMAAAITLMAALWAAQQFQWIPRLLDTLWFALMGSAVTVGVGAASARLRSRDARSP encoded by the coding sequence GTGACCACCCTCGACCTTGCCGTCATCGCGGCCTATCTCGCCGGTGTCACCGCCTTCGGCGCCTGGCTCGGCCGCCGCCAGAAGGACGCCCGCGATTACTTCCTCGCCGGCCACGCCATACCCTGGTGGGCCGTCTGCTTCTCTGTCGTCGCCACCGAGACCAGTGCCCTCACCTTCATCAGCGTGCCGGCCACCGCCTACACCGCCGACTTCTGGATCCTGCAGCTCACGTTCGGCTACCTGTTCGGCCGCATCGCCGTCGCCGCCGTACTGCTGCCCGGCTACTTCCGCGGCGAGATCGCCACTGCCTACGCGCTGCTCGAGCAGCGCTTCGGCCTCGCCACTCGCCGCTTCGCTGCCGGCATCTTCATGGTCACGCGCGCCTTCGCGGACAGTGTCCGGATTTTCGCCGCCGCTATCCCCATCGCCCTGGTCACCGGGCTCCCTTACTGGCAGTCCATCCTGCTGACCGGCGCCTTTACACTGCTCTACACCTACTACGGCGGCCTGCGCGCCGTCGTCTGGGTGGACGTCATCCAGATGTTCCTCTACCTGGCCGGCGGCGCCGCCGCCCTCGTCCTGCTGCTGCGCCTGGTGCCCGGCGGCTGGGCCGGCATCCTGGAGGCCGCCCGCCCCGCCGCCAAGCTCCGGCTGCTCCACTTCCAGGGCGGATTCGCCGATGGCAGGTGGCTCCTCACCGGCCTGGTGGGCGGCGCCTTCCTCTCCATGGCCTCCCACGGCGTGGACCACCTGATTGTGCAGCGCCTGCTCGCCTCGCCTTCGCTCGCCGCGGCGCGCAAGGCCCTCATCACCAGCGGCGTGGTCGTCATCGGCCAGTTCGCGCTCTTCCTGTTGGTGGGCCTCGGCCTCTTCGCCTACTACGGCGGCCGCACCTTCGCTACACCCGACGAGGTCTTTCCCCGCTTCATTGTCGATGCGCTGCCGACCGGCCTCGCCGGCCTGATCGTCGCCGCGATCCTCGCCGCAGCTATGTCCACGGTCGCCTCCTCACTCAACTCCCTGGCCTCGGCCACCACCCACGACATCTACGCGCCTCTCGCCCGCCGCGCCGCAGACCAGCAGCACCTCATGCGCGTGGGTAGGGCGTTCACCCTGCTCTGGGCCGCCATCCTGATTGGCGGCGCGATCCTCTTCCAGTTCGCCTCACAGGGTACGCCCATTGTGGTGATCGCCCTGCAGATCGCCTCCTTCACCTACGGCGGCCTGCTGGGCGGATTCCTCCTGGGCGTGCTCTCGCGACGCGCCGACCAGCGCGACGCCATCACCGGCATGGCTGCCGCCATTACCCTCATGGCCGCCCTCTGGGCCGCCCAGCAGTTCCAGTGGATTCCCCGCCTGCTGGACACCCTCTGGTTCGCCCTCATGGGCTCCGCCGTCACGGTGGGGGTCGGAGCGGCCAGCGCCCGACTCCGCTCGCGAGATGCGCGATCCCCCTGA
- a CDS encoding tyrosine--tRNA ligase: MPAFPPVAQQLEAIRQDAAEVIPEEELERKLERSQRTGQPLRVKQGFDPTRPDLHIGHAVSLRKLRALQELGHEVIFVVGDYTARVGDPSGRSETRPRPSAEEIQANARTYAEQVGRVLDLARVRIEYNSRWLAPLDLAGLLELTATYTVARMLERDDFAERYRAGRPISILEFVYPLLQAYDSVALRADLELGGTDQKFNLLVGRTVQERYGQEPQVCLILPLLRGTDGQLKMSKSYDNYIGIAEPPEEQFGKTMSIPDSLLEEWLRLATTLRGPQLEAATSRVRQEPYQAKRELARHIVAAYHGAEAAAQAQQHFDRVFKERALPDRIPEKTLPLDAPALRYHPGRGVWLPGLLVAAGLADSNSDAVRLIEQGAIAAGEERITDRNRYIAARPGDRLVLRRGRRHFLRVTFSTP, from the coding sequence ATGCCCGCGTTCCCGCCCGTCGCCCAGCAGCTCGAGGCCATCCGCCAGGACGCGGCCGAGGTCATCCCCGAAGAGGAACTCGAGCGCAAGCTCGAGCGCAGCCAGCGCACGGGCCAGCCGCTGCGCGTCAAGCAGGGCTTCGACCCCACCCGCCCCGACCTGCACATCGGCCACGCCGTCTCGCTGCGCAAGCTGCGCGCGCTGCAGGAGCTGGGGCATGAAGTCATCTTCGTGGTCGGCGACTACACCGCCCGCGTCGGCGATCCCAGCGGCCGCAGCGAGACGCGCCCGCGCCCCTCGGCCGAAGAGATCCAGGCCAACGCCCGCACTTACGCCGAGCAGGTCGGCCGGGTGCTGGACCTCGCGCGCGTGCGTATCGAATACAACTCGCGCTGGCTCGCGCCCCTCGACCTGGCCGGCCTGCTCGAACTCACCGCGACCTACACTGTCGCCCGCATGCTCGAACGCGACGACTTCGCCGAACGCTACCGCGCAGGCCGCCCCATCTCGATCCTCGAGTTCGTCTACCCGCTGCTCCAGGCCTACGACTCCGTCGCCCTGCGCGCCGACCTCGAGCTGGGCGGCACGGACCAGAAATTCAACCTGCTCGTGGGCCGCACCGTGCAGGAGCGCTACGGCCAGGAGCCGCAGGTCTGCTTGATCCTGCCCCTGCTCCGCGGCACCGACGGCCAGCTCAAGATGTCCAAGTCGTACGACAACTACATCGGCATTGCCGAGCCCCCCGAGGAGCAGTTCGGCAAGACCATGTCGATTCCCGACTCACTCCTCGAGGAATGGCTCCGCCTGGCCACCACCCTGCGCGGCCCCCAGCTCGAGGCCGCCACCAGCCGCGTCCGCCAGGAGCCCTACCAGGCCAAACGCGAGCTCGCCCGCCACATCGTCGCCGCCTATCACGGGGCCGAAGCCGCCGCCCAGGCCCAGCAGCACTTCGACCGCGTCTTCAAGGAGCGCGCGCTCCCAGACCGCATCCCCGAGAAAACCCTCCCCCTCGATGCCCCCGCGCTCCGCTACCACCCCGGTCGTGGCGTCTGGCTCCCCGGACTCCTCGTCGCCGCCGGCCTCGCCGACTCCAACAGCGACGCCGTCCGCCTCATCGAGCAGGGCGCCATCGCCGCGGGCGAGGAACGCATCACCGACCGCAACCGCTACATCGCCGCCCGGCCCGGCGACCGGCTCGTGCTGCGCCGCGGGCGCCGCCACTTCCTACGTGTCACATTTTCCACGCCTTGA